One window of the Leptospira broomii serovar Hurstbridge str. 5399 genome contains the following:
- the metH gene encoding methionine synthase, protein MKKKFPAYTNSKAKELITLLQERILVLDGAMGTMIQRHNLDETAYRGERFANHTSSLKGNNDLLVLTQPDIIESIHLEFLRSGANIIETNTFNANNISQADYAMESIVDELNRAAVKVAKSAIQKFKLQEPSRPVFLAGAFGPTNKTLSLSPDVNDPAFRAITFDELVETFYEQVRALVEEGVDLLLPETNIDTLNLKAAIVAIENVFEDLKVRLPVSLSVTITDASGRTLSGQTIEAFYNSVYHANPLSVGINCALGAAEMRPYIEELSRVADCFISCYPNAGLPNAFGGYDQTPEEFGKFLGEFSAAGWLNIAGGCCGTTPDHIAAAAKAVVGNPPRIIPTIADFTRLSGLEPLNLTPDKGFIMVGERTNVTGSPKFKKLILDGNFEEAVAVALQQVEAGANIIDINFDEALLDGEASMTQFLNLIAVEPDIAKVPFMVDSSKWSVLEAGLKCIQGKPIVNSISLKEGEEKFLAQARQVRRYGAAVIVMAFDEQGQAASKDEKVRICKRAYELLINEADYSPSDIIFDPNILTVGTGIEEHNNYAVDFIEAIREIKIKCPGAKISGGLSNISFSFRGNNPVREAMHAAFLYHAIQAGLDMAIVNAGMLAVYEEIPKDLLELVEDVLLNRRPDSTERLIDFAETVKAGDKVDKKEDVWRSGSVEQRLEHALVKGIVEFIEQDTEEARVKYDRPLSVIEGPMMDGMRVVGDLFGSGKMFLPQVVKSARVMKKAVAYLLPFMEEENKRQAQVSQKLKFLIATVKGDVHDIGKNIVSVVLACNNYEVVDLGVMVPCEKILEEAKAQKADIIGLSGLITPSLDEMVYVASEMQRTGFTVPLLIGGATTSSAHTAVKIAEKYDHPVVHVIDASRVVNVVGKLLNPSLRDEYVEQIKLDQKSQREIYFNTRSERKLVSIEEARENRFISDWNAITISKPNITGVKVFDEEISLETLVPYIDWSPFFQAWELKGRFPSILESEIYGKQAKELYEDARRLLEDIVKNKRYKAKGVIGIFPANSVGDDIEVYEDETKSKILCVFHTLRQQISKEDKQEPNYCLADFIAPQETGLTDYIGGFAVTSGHGVEEFAKIFDSKLDDYNSIMAKALGDRLAEAFAEYMHLKVRKEYWGYASEENLPVEDLIREKYQGIRPAAGYPASPDHTEKRTLFDLLQVEKNTGITLTEHFAMWPASSVSGLYFAHPDSKYFAVAKINRDQIEDYAKRKNTSVAEIERWLSPNLAYDPKEVVPTV, encoded by the coding sequence ATGAAAAAAAAATTCCCGGCATATACAAATTCAAAAGCTAAAGAACTGATTACTCTGTTGCAAGAGAGAATTCTTGTCTTGGACGGTGCAATGGGCACGATGATTCAACGGCATAATTTGGACGAGACGGCGTATAGAGGAGAACGGTTTGCAAATCATACTTCTTCCTTAAAAGGAAATAATGATCTACTTGTGCTTACCCAGCCGGACATAATTGAAAGTATCCATTTGGAATTTTTGCGGTCCGGCGCTAATATAATAGAAACAAACACATTCAATGCAAATAATATTTCCCAAGCGGATTATGCGATGGAATCCATTGTCGACGAGCTTAATCGTGCCGCAGTTAAGGTAGCTAAATCCGCTATTCAAAAATTCAAACTGCAAGAACCGAGTCGCCCGGTTTTCTTAGCCGGGGCCTTTGGACCTACAAATAAAACGCTTTCCCTCTCCCCGGATGTAAATGACCCAGCATTTCGCGCCATTACCTTTGACGAATTGGTAGAAACCTTTTATGAACAAGTAAGGGCTCTCGTTGAAGAAGGCGTGGATTTACTTCTTCCCGAAACAAATATCGATACGCTTAATCTTAAAGCTGCGATTGTCGCTATAGAAAACGTATTTGAAGATCTCAAAGTGAGGCTACCGGTTTCTCTATCCGTGACGATCACAGACGCATCTGGTCGAACGCTTTCCGGACAAACTATCGAGGCCTTCTATAATTCCGTTTATCATGCAAATCCGTTGTCGGTTGGAATCAATTGCGCGCTAGGTGCCGCGGAAATGAGACCGTATATCGAAGAACTTTCTAGAGTCGCAGACTGTTTTATAAGTTGTTATCCGAATGCAGGACTACCTAACGCATTCGGAGGCTACGACCAAACTCCGGAAGAATTCGGAAAATTCTTAGGAGAATTTTCAGCGGCTGGCTGGTTGAATATCGCCGGCGGGTGTTGTGGAACTACTCCGGATCATATCGCGGCAGCAGCAAAAGCAGTTGTCGGTAATCCGCCTAGAATAATACCTACGATTGCGGATTTTACTAGATTGTCTGGACTAGAACCTTTAAATCTTACACCGGATAAAGGATTCATAATGGTAGGTGAAAGAACGAATGTTACCGGATCGCCAAAGTTTAAAAAACTGATTTTGGATGGAAATTTCGAAGAAGCCGTTGCGGTCGCTTTACAGCAGGTCGAAGCAGGCGCAAATATAATAGACATAAATTTTGATGAAGCTTTGCTTGATGGCGAAGCTTCCATGACTCAATTCTTAAACTTAATAGCGGTAGAACCGGATATCGCAAAAGTACCGTTCATGGTCGACAGCTCTAAGTGGTCCGTGTTGGAAGCTGGACTAAAGTGTATTCAAGGTAAGCCGATCGTGAATTCCATTTCTTTGAAAGAGGGAGAGGAAAAGTTTCTAGCTCAAGCTCGTCAAGTTAGGAGATATGGCGCAGCAGTTATAGTCATGGCGTTTGATGAGCAAGGGCAGGCGGCAAGTAAGGATGAGAAGGTCAGGATTTGCAAGCGAGCTTATGAATTATTAATCAACGAGGCAGATTATTCTCCGTCAGACATTATTTTCGATCCGAATATTTTGACTGTCGGGACCGGAATCGAAGAGCATAATAATTATGCGGTCGATTTTATTGAAGCGATTCGCGAAATTAAAATAAAATGCCCCGGAGCAAAAATTAGCGGTGGATTAAGTAATATCTCCTTTTCTTTCCGGGGCAATAATCCCGTTAGGGAGGCAATGCATGCTGCCTTTTTATATCATGCAATTCAAGCAGGTTTAGATATGGCCATCGTAAACGCTGGTATGCTTGCCGTTTACGAGGAGATACCTAAGGACCTGCTGGAACTCGTCGAAGACGTACTTTTAAATCGCAGACCGGATTCAACGGAGCGACTAATCGATTTTGCGGAAACTGTTAAAGCCGGCGATAAGGTCGATAAAAAAGAAGACGTATGGAGATCCGGTTCCGTTGAACAACGTCTTGAGCATGCTTTAGTTAAAGGAATTGTTGAATTCATTGAGCAAGATACGGAAGAGGCTAGGGTAAAATACGACCGACCGTTGAGTGTTATTGAAGGCCCGATGATGGACGGGATGAGAGTTGTCGGTGATTTATTCGGCTCCGGAAAAATGTTTCTTCCGCAAGTAGTAAAAAGCGCTCGTGTTATGAAAAAGGCAGTGGCGTATCTTTTGCCGTTCATGGAAGAGGAAAATAAAAGGCAGGCTCAAGTTTCGCAAAAACTAAAATTTCTAATTGCGACTGTAAAAGGTGATGTTCATGACATCGGTAAGAATATCGTCTCCGTGGTGCTTGCCTGCAATAACTACGAGGTGGTAGATTTAGGGGTGATGGTTCCTTGCGAAAAAATATTAGAGGAAGCTAAAGCACAAAAAGCGGATATAATCGGCTTATCCGGGTTGATCACTCCATCTCTGGATGAGATGGTATATGTTGCTTCCGAAATGCAAAGAACCGGTTTTACCGTTCCGTTGCTCATAGGAGGAGCTACTACAAGTTCGGCACATACTGCGGTAAAAATAGCTGAAAAATATGATCATCCTGTCGTTCATGTTATTGATGCTTCGCGAGTCGTAAATGTTGTAGGGAAGCTATTGAACCCATCGTTGCGAGACGAATATGTTGAACAAATTAAATTAGATCAGAAATCACAACGTGAGATTTATTTCAATACTAGAAGCGAGCGAAAATTAGTTTCAATCGAGGAAGCAAGGGAGAACAGATTTATTTCGGATTGGAATGCGATTACAATTTCAAAACCGAATATCACCGGAGTGAAAGTCTTTGATGAAGAGATTTCATTAGAAACTTTAGTTCCGTATATTGATTGGTCACCTTTCTTTCAGGCCTGGGAATTAAAGGGTCGCTTTCCGTCTATATTAGAAAGTGAAATTTATGGAAAGCAGGCGAAAGAATTATACGAAGATGCGCGTAGGCTTTTGGAAGATATCGTTAAGAATAAACGTTATAAAGCGAAGGGTGTGATTGGTATTTTTCCTGCCAATAGCGTTGGCGATGATATTGAAGTTTATGAAGATGAAACGAAATCAAAGATTCTCTGTGTTTTTCATACGCTTCGTCAGCAGATTTCGAAAGAAGATAAGCAGGAGCCGAATTATTGCTTGGCCGATTTCATCGCTCCCCAGGAAACCGGGTTGACCGATTATATCGGCGGTTTTGCAGTTACGTCGGGGCATGGGGTCGAAGAGTTTGCGAAGATCTTCGACTCAAAATTGGATGATTATAACTCAATTATGGCGAAAGCTTTAGGAGATCGGCTGGCGGAAGCGTTTGCCGAGTATATGCATCTTAAAGTTCGAAAGGAATATTGGGGGTATGCTTCCGAAGAAAATCTTCCTGTAGAGGATCTTATTCGGGAAAAATATCAAGGTATTCGTCCTGCCGCTGGTTACCCGGCAAGTCCGGACCACACGGAGAAGCGTACTCTGTTTGATCTTTTGCAGGTTGAAAAAAATACGGGTATAACCTTGACGGAGCATTTTGCTATGTGGCCTGCAAGTTCCGTAAGTGGACTGTATTTTGCTCACCCTGATTCAAAATATTTCGCCGTAGCAAAAATTAATCGCGATCAGATTGAGGACTATGCTAAGCGCAAAAATACGAGTGTAGCTGAAATTGAAAGATGGCTTTCACCCAATTTAGCTTATGATCCCAAAGAAGTCGTTCCTACCGTCTAA
- a CDS encoding indolepyruvate ferredoxin oxidoreductase subunit alpha, whose amino-acid sequence MAYVVTEPCVGCKYTYCAAACPVEAFRESENLVLIDPDVCIHCNDCLRECPANAIFPEDEVPPIWKDWILKNAVESKFLPVIRELKRPLLKEPCNTKSL is encoded by the coding sequence TTGGCATATGTCGTTACTGAACCTTGCGTAGGGTGTAAGTATACTTACTGTGCCGCTGCCTGCCCGGTGGAAGCATTTCGGGAAAGCGAGAACCTTGTTCTAATTGATCCGGACGTTTGTATCCATTGTAACGACTGTTTGCGGGAGTGTCCCGCAAACGCGATTTTCCCCGAGGATGAAGTCCCACCGATCTGGAAGGATTGGATTTTAAAAAATGCGGTGGAGTCGAAGTTCCTACCTGTCATTCGTGAGTTAAAAAGACCTTTATTAAAAGAACCGTGCAATACTAAATCATTATGA
- the ahcY gene encoding adenosylhomocysteinase — MSTAAQEKGLDYKVKDISLADWGRQEIILAEKEMPGLMALRQEYKGKQPLKGTRIAGSLHMTIQTAVLIETLTELGAQVRWSSCNIFSTQDHAAAAIAKSGVPVFAWKGETEEEYWWCVEQTLFFENGTGPNMILDDGGDLTMYIHEKYPKLLENIKGVSEETTTGVKGLEKLLKKGELKIPAINVNDSVTKSKFDNLYGCRESLADGIKRATDIMLAGKVALVCGYGDVGKGSAASLRNFGARVIVTEIDPICALQAVMEGYQVLRVEDVIETVDIVVTSTGNDDIITLEHMKAMKDGSILCNIGHFDTEIQMARLNSEKGVTKLEIKPQVDKYTFPDGKAIIVLAEGRLVNLGCATGHPSFVMSCSFTNQVLAQIELWNNKYEIGVYRLPKKLDEKVAALHLEQLGVRLTTLNAKQAEYIGVPIEGPYKPEHYRY, encoded by the coding sequence ATGTCCACTGCAGCACAAGAAAAAGGTTTAGACTATAAGGTTAAGGATATCTCACTCGCCGATTGGGGGCGCCAAGAGATTATTCTGGCGGAAAAGGAAATGCCGGGTCTGATGGCATTACGTCAAGAATATAAAGGGAAACAACCACTGAAAGGGACTCGTATTGCTGGTTCTCTGCATATGACAATTCAAACGGCCGTTTTAATCGAAACTCTGACTGAATTAGGAGCGCAGGTTCGTTGGTCATCATGTAATATTTTTTCGACGCAAGATCATGCTGCTGCTGCGATTGCGAAATCAGGCGTTCCGGTATTTGCGTGGAAAGGAGAAACCGAAGAAGAATATTGGTGGTGCGTTGAGCAGACTTTATTTTTTGAAAATGGAACCGGTCCAAATATGATTCTGGATGATGGTGGCGATCTAACCATGTATATTCATGAGAAATATCCCAAACTTCTTGAAAACATCAAAGGAGTTTCTGAAGAGACGACTACCGGTGTGAAAGGGCTCGAGAAACTTTTAAAGAAAGGTGAATTAAAAATTCCGGCAATCAATGTCAACGATTCGGTGACTAAATCAAAGTTTGATAATCTTTATGGATGCAGAGAATCACTTGCGGACGGTATTAAAAGAGCTACCGATATCATGCTTGCGGGTAAAGTTGCTTTGGTTTGCGGATATGGCGATGTCGGCAAAGGGTCCGCTGCTTCTTTAAGAAACTTTGGAGCGCGCGTAATTGTAACTGAAATCGATCCTATTTGTGCGCTACAAGCCGTTATGGAAGGATATCAAGTCCTTCGTGTAGAAGATGTAATTGAGACGGTCGATATTGTAGTAACTTCGACAGGCAACGATGACATCATCACACTTGAGCATATGAAGGCGATGAAAGACGGTTCAATTCTTTGTAATATTGGCCACTTCGATACGGAAATTCAAATGGCGCGTTTAAATTCCGAAAAAGGTGTTACCAAATTGGAAATCAAGCCGCAAGTCGATAAGTATACGTTCCCTGACGGAAAGGCTATCATAGTTCTTGCAGAAGGACGTCTAGTAAATCTAGGCTGCGCGACTGGACACCCATCGTTTGTAATGTCCTGTTCATTTACGAACCAAGTATTGGCTCAAATCGAACTTTGGAATAACAAGTATGAAATAGGTGTATATCGTCTACCCAAGAAATTGGATGAGAAAGTTGCCGCCTTGCATTTGGAGCAGCTTGGTGTTCGTCTTACGACCTTAAACGCGAAACAAGCGGAATACATAGGCGTACCAATCGAAGGACCTTATAAACCGGAGCATTATCGGTATTAA
- a CDS encoding ArsR/SmtB family transcription factor, translating into MLDLESLNASQLAEKGLADLTVQTDFQYNANSPSREILNALKAVSDETRIRLLLVLSIAPFNVQEVTEVMGMGQSRISRHLKILADAGFLHFQREGSWVYYKVKDPTVGNNFQIRIFNILMSHERDLTYSVRDIEKAKEILKQRDLKTTRYFDFVAKDWENLQQDVLDPLLYRKKILQLLPDSLCRTFDLGCGPGGLIPYLLTKSQEVIGIDSSESMIREATLTFLNNPKVNFIAADLEMLPGELENSSDAVVASMVLHHISNPPKAMKEVHRVLKDGGTFLIVDLKKHSQEFMRDNFADLWLGFEPELLSDWLEDSGFTIESVQEIESQKYFKVLIIKAKKKGGL; encoded by the coding sequence ATGCTTGATTTGGAAAGTTTAAACGCTTCACAGCTCGCCGAAAAAGGATTGGCGGATCTTACGGTTCAAACTGATTTCCAGTATAATGCGAATTCGCCATCTAGGGAGATCCTTAATGCGTTAAAAGCGGTCTCAGATGAAACTAGAATTAGACTATTATTGGTTCTGTCGATTGCACCATTCAATGTTCAGGAAGTGACCGAAGTTATGGGAATGGGCCAGTCTAGAATTTCCCGCCATTTGAAAATATTGGCCGATGCTGGATTTCTCCATTTTCAGAGAGAAGGCTCATGGGTTTATTATAAAGTAAAAGATCCGACAGTAGGGAATAATTTCCAAATTCGAATTTTCAATATTCTGATGTCACATGAAAGAGACTTGACTTACTCGGTAAGGGATATCGAAAAAGCAAAGGAAATATTAAAGCAGAGGGATCTTAAAACCACTCGTTATTTTGATTTTGTTGCAAAGGATTGGGAAAATCTGCAACAGGATGTCTTAGATCCTCTGCTTTATAGAAAGAAAATTCTTCAGCTATTACCCGACTCGCTGTGTAGGACCTTCGACTTAGGATGTGGCCCTGGGGGGTTAATACCATATCTTCTAACTAAGAGCCAGGAAGTTATAGGTATTGATTCGTCTGAAAGTATGATTCGAGAAGCAACCCTAACTTTTCTGAATAATCCAAAAGTAAATTTTATTGCGGCAGATCTTGAAATGCTACCCGGAGAGTTAGAGAATTCCTCTGATGCGGTAGTAGCTTCGATGGTTTTACATCATATTTCTAATCCGCCTAAGGCGATGAAAGAAGTGCACCGAGTTCTCAAAGATGGCGGAACCTTTTTAATCGTAGATCTGAAAAAACATAGTCAAGAGTTTATGCGCGATAATTTTGCAGATCTATGGTTAGGTTTCGAACCGGAACTCTTAAGCGATTGGCTAGAAGATTCCGGTTTTACAATTGAATCCGTGCAAGAAATTGAATCTCAGAAATACTTCAAAGTATTAATTATTAAAGCTAAGAAAAAAGGAGGACTTTAA
- a CDS encoding DUF1564 family protein, whose amino-acid sequence MHSIATFRGEQRQTIAVRRHNSPSTVLIPARIWEKVWLRWNGSFSEYLEYLLSKYRLSLHLKEDLCKNRLRVTFQDRGLNLIRYSYRPFEEDYQELKTLSLAHGVSINLLIVYLIEMDQNFIWQKVLSLFWKGKMPPQPRVSIFYREVDFFHKQMSIASMFEPTVFYLARGAISWSIL is encoded by the coding sequence ATGCATTCGATAGCTACATTTCGGGGCGAACAAAGGCAGACCATTGCGGTGCGACGTCATAATAGCCCATCTACAGTTTTAATTCCTGCACGAATATGGGAAAAGGTTTGGTTGAGATGGAACGGCAGCTTTTCCGAATATCTTGAATACTTGTTATCGAAGTACAGATTATCGCTGCACCTTAAAGAAGATCTTTGTAAAAATCGGCTCCGAGTTACGTTTCAGGATAGGGGATTGAATTTAATTCGCTATAGTTATCGGCCATTTGAAGAAGATTATCAAGAATTAAAAACCTTATCTCTTGCTCACGGAGTTTCAATTAATCTCCTTATCGTTTATTTAATTGAAATGGACCAAAATTTCATTTGGCAGAAAGTTTTATCTTTATTTTGGAAAGGTAAAATGCCTCCCCAACCGAGAGTTTCCATTTTTTATAGAGAGGTCGACTTTTTTCACAAGCAAATGTCGATAGCGAGTATGTTCGAACCGACCGTATTCTATTTGGCAAGGGGGGCAATTTCATGGTCGATTCTATGA
- a CDS encoding FecR family protein, translated as MAISPIEPAEEISVVLFVTGEAFYIQNGKRSEVKKNIVLKKQDQVETIRGKVDLQIGSSSVIRISPYTKIQISELSSSAKENKSTIDLVSGKVFAKVDKSSKKENFVITSASYTAGVRGTQFVIGEESEQIRASNPDHEDSNIPNGIFVKEGEVGVSTDSNNTTSVHSDEEIVISPTGLLKQPLQAFMKEKMKIIDEFRRMKDENYKMLKDQILKNQELLHNANTKVNQE; from the coding sequence ATGGCAATTTCGCCAATCGAGCCGGCCGAGGAAATTAGTGTGGTCCTTTTCGTCACCGGCGAGGCTTTTTATATTCAGAATGGCAAAAGAAGCGAAGTAAAAAAGAATATAGTTCTGAAAAAGCAAGATCAAGTTGAAACGATCAGGGGTAAAGTAGATCTGCAGATCGGGTCAAGCTCGGTTATCAGGATATCGCCATATACTAAAATTCAAATTTCGGAACTTTCATCGTCGGCAAAGGAAAATAAGTCAACGATCGACCTTGTTTCGGGAAAGGTTTTCGCGAAAGTAGATAAAAGTTCGAAAAAGGAAAACTTTGTAATTACATCAGCTTCCTATACTGCAGGTGTCCGTGGTACCCAATTTGTTATTGGCGAAGAATCGGAGCAGATACGTGCAAGTAATCCTGATCACGAAGATTCAAATATTCCAAATGGTATTTTTGTAAAAGAAGGAGAAGTAGGCGTTTCGACTGATTCCAATAACACGACGTCCGTCCATTCAGACGAAGAGATAGTCATTTCTCCTACAGGATTATTAAAACAACCTTTGCAAGCTTTTATGAAGGAAAAAATGAAAATTATTGATGAATTTCGTAGAATGAAAGATGAAAATTATAAAATGCTTAAAGATCAAATTTTGAAGAACCAAGAATTGCTGCATAATGCCAATACGAAGGTAAATCAGGAGTAA
- a CDS encoding DNA-methyltransferase has protein sequence MKVVKDQSVNLILTSPPYPMVQMWDDLFKQWDVKVKRLLLENKASEAFERMHLQLDAVWKESFRVLKEGGILVINIGDATRSFKQEFQLFSNHSRILQSCHKLGFNCLPDILWRKQTNSPTKFMGSGMFPVGAYVTYEHEYILIFRKGSKRIFSKAELELRRESAFFWEERNKWFSDIWEIKGEKQIVKGVGTTTRNRTAAFPLEFAYRLVNMLSIKGDIVLDPFVGTGTTSLAAVLTARNSIGFDIDSGILEIGKLRIENSIKISSEILGRRWREHADFIARRIREGKNAVHINENYNIGVVTAQERTLKWESVHSVDRKNHLSYTVNHVPFEPKKGKNC, from the coding sequence ATGAAAGTTGTGAAGGATCAGAGCGTAAATCTAATCTTAACCTCACCACCGTACCCGATGGTCCAAATGTGGGACGACCTCTTTAAGCAATGGGACGTTAAAGTAAAGAGACTTCTCTTGGAAAATAAAGCGAGTGAAGCCTTCGAGAGAATGCACTTGCAACTTGATGCAGTTTGGAAAGAGAGTTTCCGCGTATTGAAAGAAGGCGGGATTCTTGTTATTAATATTGGCGACGCGACTCGTAGTTTTAAGCAAGAATTTCAGTTATTTTCAAATCATTCTCGAATTCTTCAATCCTGTCATAAGCTAGGCTTTAATTGTCTTCCCGATATTCTATGGCGAAAGCAAACGAATTCCCCGACTAAATTTATGGGATCTGGAATGTTTCCAGTGGGCGCTTACGTAACTTATGAACATGAATATATTTTAATTTTCCGAAAAGGGAGCAAAAGAATTTTCTCGAAGGCGGAATTAGAACTTCGACGTGAGAGTGCTTTTTTTTGGGAAGAACGGAATAAATGGTTTTCCGATATATGGGAAATTAAAGGTGAAAAACAGATTGTAAAAGGTGTAGGAACAACTACAAGAAACAGAACGGCTGCTTTTCCCCTCGAATTTGCTTACAGATTGGTGAATATGTTATCGATAAAAGGGGATATAGTTTTGGACCCTTTTGTCGGGACTGGAACAACTTCTTTAGCAGCGGTATTGACAGCTCGAAATAGTATAGGGTTTGATATCGATTCCGGGATATTAGAAATTGGGAAGTTGAGAATTGAGAATTCGATCAAAATATCTTCCGAAATTTTAGGTCGGAGATGGCGTGAACACGCGGATTTCATCGCCCGGCGTATTCGAGAAGGAAAAAATGCGGTCCATATTAATGAAAATTATAATATAGGTGTAGTGACTGCTCAAGAGAGGACTCTCAAATGGGAAAGTGTGCATTCGGTTGATCGTAAAAATCATTTATCCTACACGGTAAATCATGTTCCTTTCGAACCCAAAAAGGGAAAAAATTGTTGA
- a CDS encoding FecR family protein has translation MMCRDIREKELERMDEELEKRIREAIEGGANDLTPSIDMLNSLIAKSWGDQPLTNSSFEEIYKKAASTNVKIFRNKAWYFLAAAVILITPLLFLFRSGKAFKQTPADSSILVVQINGKGYLSATGSNDRLALNEGENVGKGQVLSTDRNSILSLSVAKGEAILLDPETDFEVVDGQKKTFRLHSGKLLAHIHKNLKKEDFKILTPNGIVEVRGTKFSVTESAEFGTQVSVLEGRVAAIRGSEEDKGEQVLEPGQRIRLNSKGFQRSFLTSSELTELSEEFTRLKVEEIPRDTTKSFSTKDELFKEYQRFERVVLTDKTSLEGVIIDMDGDFLYLQTLQKEIRIPRDSVQEVIQVR, from the coding sequence ATGATGTGTAGAGATATTAGAGAGAAAGAGTTGGAGAGAATGGACGAAGAGCTGGAAAAAAGAATAAGGGAAGCGATTGAAGGTGGAGCAAATGATTTAACTCCGTCGATCGATATGTTGAATTCTCTTATTGCCAAATCTTGGGGAGATCAGCCTCTAACAAATTCCTCTTTCGAAGAGATTTATAAAAAGGCGGCATCGACAAACGTAAAAATATTTAGGAATAAAGCCTGGTATTTTCTTGCAGCGGCCGTCATTCTTATTACCCCTTTACTTTTTCTTTTTAGAAGCGGGAAAGCTTTCAAGCAAACGCCTGCGGATTCTTCCATTCTTGTAGTCCAGATAAACGGCAAAGGTTATCTTTCCGCAACGGGCTCAAATGATCGGTTAGCTCTTAATGAAGGCGAGAATGTGGGGAAAGGGCAAGTGCTTTCTACGGATCGCAATTCAATCCTTTCTCTTTCAGTCGCAAAGGGGGAAGCAATACTTTTAGATCCTGAGACTGACTTCGAAGTAGTAGACGGCCAAAAGAAAACGTTTCGATTGCACTCGGGAAAACTTCTCGCACACATTCACAAGAATCTTAAAAAAGAGGATTTTAAAATTCTTACTCCGAACGGAATTGTTGAAGTTAGGGGTACGAAATTTTCTGTAACGGAAAGCGCAGAGTTCGGAACTCAGGTTTCAGTATTAGAAGGTAGAGTGGCCGCTATCCGAGGTAGCGAAGAGGATAAGGGTGAGCAGGTGTTGGAACCTGGCCAGAGGATTCGTCTAAATTCTAAAGGCTTCCAGAGATCCTTTCTAACTTCCTCCGAATTAACTGAGCTAAGCGAGGAATTTACCCGGTTGAAGGTTGAAGAGATCCCTCGAGACACTACAAAATCGTTTTCGACAAAAGACGAACTTTTTAAGGAATACCAGAGATTTGAGAGAGTGGTTTTGACTGATAAAACTTCGTTAGAAGGAGTCATCATCGATATGGATGGAGATTTTCTATATCTTCAGACGCTCCAAAAGGAAATTCGGATCCCTAGAGATAGTGTTCAGGAAGTGATTCAAGTTCGATAA
- a CDS encoding RNA polymerase sigma factor, producing MESRKVFMETLYRESSGRIFDFLYKYTGNPEVASDLMQDTFLNFFKKYADSDLNREQSLKLLYTIARNRSINHAKKFSTVREAGTEDMGVFQEEGPTFVRKAELSDLEARLKDCLSALQEDERYAIVLKNIENYTLTDIAEVMGISVATASRLVVRATGKLLEIAKERQILPGA from the coding sequence ATGGAGTCCCGGAAAGTTTTTATGGAAACCCTTTATAGGGAATCCAGCGGGAGAATTTTTGATTTCCTATATAAATATACGGGAAATCCAGAGGTTGCCTCTGACCTAATGCAGGATACTTTCCTTAACTTCTTTAAGAAGTACGCTGATTCTGATCTCAATCGGGAACAATCCCTTAAACTTCTATATACGATAGCTAGAAATCGTTCGATTAACCATGCAAAGAAATTTTCCACCGTACGGGAAGCCGGAACGGAGGATATGGGAGTCTTTCAGGAAGAAGGTCCGACATTTGTTCGTAAAGCGGAACTCTCCGACTTGGAAGCAAGGCTCAAGGATTGCCTGAGTGCGCTTCAAGAGGACGAGAGATATGCGATCGTTTTGAAGAATATTGAAAATTATACATTAACGGACATTGCCGAAGTAATGGGGATTTCCGTTGCTACGGCTTCGCGTTTGGTGGTTCGAGCTACGGGGAAGCTTTTAGAAATTGCTAAGGAACGCCAGATACTTCCCGGAGCATGA